A window from Rhizobium leguminosarum bv. trifolii WSM1325 encodes these proteins:
- a CDS encoding ABC transporter related (PFAM: ABC transporter related~SMART: AAA ATPase~KEGG: ABC transporter nucleotide binding/ATPase protein), whose product MIESGQRDIAAAGSGGVASSGTGTSGGTRSDPRISLRGIRKSFGSHQALRGVDLDIFPGECLGLVGDNAAGKSTLTKIISGTYIPDAGTISMEGEEVRFSGPADARGRNIEMVFQDLSLCDHIDVVGNLFLGRELSRGPFLDTRTMLSEARKMLDSLEIRIPRLTGKVAQLSGGQRQAIAIARAASFKPKVLIMDEPTSALAVAEVEAVLALINRVKANGVSVILITHRLQDLFRVCDRIAVMYEGTKVAERQIGSTNLEDLVRLIVGEGARQ is encoded by the coding sequence ATGATCGAAAGCGGACAGCGTGACATCGCTGCCGCCGGTTCCGGAGGCGTCGCATCCTCCGGAACCGGAACATCCGGCGGCACCCGATCCGACCCGCGCATCTCGCTGCGCGGCATCCGCAAGTCGTTCGGCTCGCACCAGGCCCTGCGCGGCGTCGATCTCGACATCTTCCCCGGCGAATGCCTGGGCCTTGTCGGCGATAACGCCGCCGGCAAATCGACGCTGACGAAAATCATCTCGGGAACCTACATTCCCGATGCCGGCACGATCAGTATGGAAGGCGAAGAGGTTCGCTTCTCCGGCCCCGCGGATGCGCGTGGCAGAAACATCGAAATGGTGTTCCAGGATCTCAGTCTCTGCGACCATATCGATGTCGTAGGCAATCTCTTCCTCGGCCGCGAACTCAGCCGCGGGCCGTTTCTCGACACCAGGACGATGCTGTCCGAAGCCCGCAAGATGCTGGATTCGCTTGAGATCCGCATCCCGAGGCTGACCGGCAAGGTCGCCCAGCTCTCCGGCGGGCAGCGTCAGGCGATCGCGATCGCACGCGCTGCCTCCTTCAAGCCGAAGGTGCTGATCATGGACGAGCCGACGTCGGCACTTGCCGTCGCCGAGGTCGAAGCGGTTCTGGCCCTGATCAACCGCGTCAAGGCGAACGGGGTTTCGGTGATCCTCATTACCCACCGGCTGCAGGATCTCTTTCGGGTCTGTGACCGAATTGCGGTGATGTACGAGGGCACGAAGGTGGCCGAACGGCAGATCGGCAGCACCAATCTCGAAGATCTCGTCAGGCTGATCGTCGGTGAAGGAGCCAGACAATGA
- a CDS encoding inner-membrane translocator (PFAM: inner-membrane translocator~KEGG: ABC transporter membrane spanning protein (sugar)), with protein sequence MTAYTERGHGSRVADFFGEHAQVLSIAIFFLACMIFFSIGSETFFTLGNILNIVRQAAPILIVAIAMTFVIITGGIDLSVGSQVALINAVAAIVMAMGVPWPSVVIGMIVLGGFMGLVQGWFVAYQGIPAFIVTLAGLSILRGLALYLTQGYSIPIKDAPGFFALGRGEILSFPIPAIIAVIIAILGYVVITATKYGRQVVAVGSNAEAARRVGMPAKWIIASVYIISGVACAVAGLLIAARLGSGSSNAAVGFELQVIAAVVLGGTSLIGGRGTILGTVLGTLTIAVIGNGLILMHISPFFTQIVTGAIILVAIWLNTRIFTANFHFRLGRKG encoded by the coding sequence ATGACGGCTTATACGGAACGCGGCCACGGCTCGCGCGTCGCCGATTTCTTCGGCGAACACGCACAGGTCCTGTCGATCGCCATCTTCTTTCTGGCCTGCATGATCTTCTTCTCGATCGGCAGCGAAACCTTCTTCACGCTCGGCAACATCCTGAACATCGTGCGGCAGGCTGCTCCCATCCTGATCGTCGCCATCGCCATGACATTCGTCATCATCACCGGCGGCATCGATCTTTCGGTCGGCTCGCAGGTCGCCCTCATCAACGCGGTCGCGGCGATCGTTATGGCGATGGGTGTTCCCTGGCCGTCGGTGGTCATCGGCATGATCGTGCTCGGCGGCTTCATGGGACTGGTCCAGGGCTGGTTTGTCGCCTATCAGGGCATCCCGGCCTTCATCGTGACACTTGCCGGCCTATCGATCCTGCGCGGTCTGGCGCTCTATCTGACCCAGGGCTATTCCATTCCGATCAAGGATGCGCCGGGCTTCTTCGCGCTCGGCCGGGGCGAAATCCTCAGCTTCCCGATCCCGGCGATCATCGCCGTCATCATCGCCATTCTCGGTTATGTCGTCATCACCGCGACCAAATATGGCCGGCAGGTCGTGGCGGTCGGCTCCAATGCAGAGGCGGCGCGTCGCGTCGGCATGCCCGCCAAATGGATCATCGCCTCGGTCTACATCATCTCCGGCGTCGCCTGCGCCGTCGCCGGCCTGCTGATCGCCGCTCGCCTCGGCTCCGGTTCGTCCAATGCCGCCGTCGGCTTCGAGCTGCAGGTAATCGCCGCCGTCGTGCTCGGCGGAACGTCGCTGATAGGCGGACGCGGCACCATTCTCGGCACCGTACTCGGCACGCTGACCATCGCCGTCATCGGCAATGGCCTGATCCTGATGCACATATCGCCGTTCTTCACCCAGATCGTCACCGGCGCCATCATTCTCGTCGCCATCTGGCTGAACACGCGCATCTTCACGGCCAATTTCCACTTCCGGCTGGGCAGGAAAGGATGA
- a CDS encoding aryldialkylphosphatase (PFAM: aryldialkylphosphatase~KEGG: resiniferatoxin-binding phosphotriesterase-related protein; K07048), producing the protein MSEQAAESLSEAHVRSGKVMTVTGPISADALGVTLMHEHILNDCRCWWHAPKTPERQYLAESFVCMEILGELRQDPFVNKHNITLDDEHLAVTELKDFATAGGRTVVEPTCKGIGRDPLALQRISKASGLNIVMGAGYYLGSSHPEGVAAMSVDEIAGEIVREARQGVDGTGVRIGLIGEIGVSSDFTAEEEKSLRGAARAQVLTGLPLMVHLPGWFRLGHRVLDVVAEEGADLRHTVLCHMNPSHDDIAYQSELAERGAFIEYDMIGMDFFYADQQVQCPSDEEAARAIVRLVEAGYLNRILLSHDVFLKMMLTHYGGNGYAYILRHFLPRLERHGLDRTVLDEMMRGNPRRVFHAGA; encoded by the coding sequence ATGAGCGAACAGGCAGCAGAAAGCCTGTCCGAAGCGCATGTCCGCTCCGGCAAGGTGATGACCGTCACCGGCCCGATTTCGGCGGATGCGCTCGGCGTGACGCTGATGCACGAGCATATCCTCAACGATTGCCGCTGCTGGTGGCACGCGCCGAAGACACCGGAACGGCAATATCTCGCCGAAAGCTTCGTCTGCATGGAGATCCTCGGCGAACTCCGGCAGGACCCCTTCGTCAACAAGCACAATATCACGCTCGACGACGAACATCTGGCGGTGACCGAACTCAAGGATTTCGCCACGGCGGGCGGGCGCACGGTGGTGGAGCCGACCTGCAAGGGCATCGGCCGTGATCCGCTGGCGCTCCAGCGCATCTCGAAAGCATCCGGCCTCAACATCGTGATGGGGGCGGGTTATTACCTCGGCTCCTCGCATCCGGAAGGCGTCGCGGCAATGAGCGTCGATGAGATCGCGGGTGAAATTGTCCGCGAGGCGAGGCAAGGCGTCGACGGCACCGGCGTCAGGATCGGCCTGATCGGCGAGATCGGCGTCTCCTCGGATTTCACCGCCGAGGAGGAAAAGTCGCTGCGCGGTGCGGCGCGTGCGCAGGTGCTGACCGGGCTTCCCCTGATGGTGCATCTGCCGGGTTGGTTCCGTCTCGGCCACCGCGTGCTTGACGTGGTCGCCGAAGAGGGGGCGGATCTCCGCCATACCGTGCTTTGCCACATGAACCCGTCGCATGACGACATCGCCTATCAGAGCGAGCTGGCGGAGCGTGGCGCCTTCATCGAATACGACATGATCGGCATGGATTTCTTCTATGCCGACCAGCAGGTGCAATGCCCGAGCGACGAGGAGGCGGCGCGTGCGATCGTGCGTCTCGTCGAGGCCGGATATCTCAACCGGATTCTTCTGTCGCATGACGTCTTTCTGAAGATGATGCTGACGCATTACGGCGGCAATGGCTACGCCTATATCCTTCGCCATTTTCTTCCCCGTCTGGAGCGGCACGGCCTCGATAGGACGGTTCTCGACGAGATGATGCGCGGCAATCCGCGCCGCGTCTTTCATGCCGGAGCGTAG